In Saccharothrix violaceirubra, the following are encoded in one genomic region:
- the pqqC gene encoding pyrroloquinoline-quinone synthase PqqC has product MPEPLPAEDFIARMRSLKDRYWHDHPFHLRLHAGELEPRELRLWAANRWYYQRRIPQKDAAILANCPDLDVRRRWRERIVWHDGTHQGEGGAENWLRLAEAVGLTREEVLDERHVLPGTRFAVDAYVTFARARPWVEAVASGLTEMFSGALMARRLADMRSHYPWIAEEGFAYFTSRLEVVSDEGKSTLDIVVRNCPTLERQEAAIAALEFKCDVLRSILDTVDYYARKSP; this is encoded by the coding sequence ATGCCGGAGCCGTTGCCCGCCGAGGACTTCATCGCACGGATGCGGTCGCTCAAGGACCGCTATTGGCACGACCACCCGTTCCACCTGCGACTGCACGCGGGCGAACTGGAGCCGCGCGAACTGCGGCTGTGGGCGGCCAACCGCTGGTACTACCAGCGCCGCATCCCGCAGAAGGACGCCGCGATCCTGGCCAACTGCCCGGATCTGGACGTGCGGCGGCGCTGGCGCGAGCGGATCGTCTGGCATGACGGCACGCACCAGGGCGAGGGCGGTGCGGAGAACTGGTTGCGCCTGGCCGAGGCGGTCGGCCTGACCCGCGAGGAGGTGCTCGACGAGCGGCACGTGCTGCCCGGCACCAGGTTCGCGGTGGACGCGTACGTCACGTTCGCCCGTGCGCGGCCGTGGGTCGAGGCGGTCGCGTCCGGTCTGACCGAGATGTTCTCCGGCGCGCTGATGGCACGGCGCCTGGCGGACATGCGGTCGCACTACCCGTGGATCGCCGAGGAGGGCTTCGCCTACTTCACGTCCCGGCTGGAGGTCGTCTCCGACGAAGGAAAGTCCACTTTGGACATAGTGGTGCGCAACTGTCCCACGCTCGAACGACAAGAGGCGGCGATCGCCGCGCTGGAGTTCAAATGCGACGTGCTGCGCTCGATCCTGGACACCGTCGACTACTACGCGCGGAAGTCACCGTGA
- the pqqD gene encoding pyrroloquinoline quinone biosynthesis peptide chaperone PqqD has translation MTGPDSVPRLRKGVKVAFDDVRSGHVVLFPEGVLVLNDTAAAVIALCDGVASVRTIADRLAVDYAGVEPADVAELVDRLADRRVVDVDG, from the coding sequence GTGACCGGACCGGATTCCGTTCCTCGGCTGCGAAAAGGCGTCAAGGTCGCCTTCGACGACGTGCGGTCAGGGCACGTCGTGCTGTTCCCGGAGGGCGTGCTGGTGCTCAACGACACGGCGGCGGCCGTGATCGCGTTGTGCGACGGCGTCGCGTCCGTGCGCACGATCGCCGACCGGCTCGCGGTCGACTACGCGGGTGTGGAGCCGGCCGACGTGGCGGAACTGGTGGACCGGCTCGCCGACCGGCGGGTGGTGGACGTCGATGGCTGA
- the pqqE gene encoding pyrroloquinoline quinone biosynthesis protein PqqE, whose translation MAEAPFGLLAELTHRCPLRCGYCSNPVELIRREAELDTAAWRSVFDQARALGVLQVHLSGGEPLARRDLPDLAAHASGLGCYVNLVTSGLGLTPERLADLAVDHVQLSVQDADQADNDRIAGVKAFRHKLKAAQAVHEVGLPLTVNAVLHRLNVDHVGAIIALAAELGAQRLELANAQYYGWALRNRAALLPSRAQLAEADRVVAAARAHTDMEIVHVIADYHEAHPKPCMHGWGARQLTVAPDGTVLPCPAATVITGLGLENVRDRPLAAIWHDSPSFEAFRGTDWMREPCRSCVRREIDFGGCRCQAFQLTGDAANTDPVCSLSPHRPAVEAILDAATPEDLRMRKATL comes from the coding sequence ATGGCTGAGGCGCCGTTCGGGCTGCTCGCCGAGCTGACCCACCGCTGCCCGTTGCGCTGCGGCTACTGCTCGAACCCGGTGGAGCTGATCCGCCGGGAGGCCGAACTGGACACGGCCGCGTGGCGCTCGGTGTTCGACCAGGCGCGTGCGCTCGGCGTGCTCCAGGTGCACCTGTCCGGCGGGGAACCGTTGGCCCGCAGGGACCTGCCCGACCTGGCCGCGCACGCGAGCGGGCTGGGCTGCTACGTCAACCTCGTCACCAGCGGCCTCGGGCTCACCCCGGAACGGCTCGCGGACCTGGCCGTCGACCACGTGCAGCTGTCCGTGCAGGACGCCGACCAGGCCGACAACGACCGGATCGCGGGCGTGAAAGCGTTCCGGCACAAGCTGAAGGCGGCACAGGCCGTGCACGAGGTCGGGTTGCCGCTGACCGTCAACGCGGTGCTGCACCGGCTGAACGTCGACCACGTCGGCGCGATCATCGCCCTCGCGGCGGAACTGGGCGCGCAGCGGCTGGAGCTGGCCAACGCCCAGTACTACGGGTGGGCGTTGCGCAACCGCGCCGCACTGCTGCCGTCCCGCGCGCAGCTCGCCGAGGCCGACCGGGTCGTGGCGGCGGCGCGGGCGCACACCGACATGGAGATCGTGCACGTGATCGCCGACTACCACGAGGCGCACCCCAAGCCGTGCATGCACGGGTGGGGCGCGCGGCAGCTCACCGTGGCGCCGGACGGGACCGTGCTGCCGTGCCCGGCGGCGACCGTGATCACCGGGCTGGGGCTGGAGAACGTGCGCGACCGGCCCTTGGCGGCGATCTGGCACGACTCGCCGTCGTTCGAGGCGTTCCGGGGCACGGACTGGATGCGCGAGCCGTGCCGGTCGTGCGTCCGCCGGGAGATCGACTTCGGCGGGTGCCGCTGCCAGGCGTTCCAGCTCACCGGCGACGCGGCGAACACCGATCCGGTGTGCTCGCTGTCGCCGCACCGGCCCGCGGTCGAGGCGATCCTCGACGCGGCCACCCCGGAGGACCTGCGGATGCGGAAGGCCACCCTGTGA
- the pqqB gene encoding pyrroloquinoline quinone biosynthesis protein PqqB, protein MKTVVLGTAAGGGVPQWNCACPTCAEVRAGRLSPRTQDCLAVSGNGVDWWLVNASPDIRSQLVSTPAVAPGPGPRDTPVRGALLTDAEIDHMSGLLTLRGAADLRVYAPATVLHALAGTRATLDRYAGWSWRQVEPEQTFTLTGGLEVTAFPISGKRPKYTDSDVDGHWVVAYRFFDPATGGILLYAPCLAAWPHGFDALVAEADVALLDGTFYSPAEMGVTTGRSGGQAAMGHLPITHTLPELRRHPGVRRVYTHLNNTNPVLDPSSAEHAKLVEAGVEIVPDGTVIEV, encoded by the coding sequence GTGAAGACCGTGGTGCTGGGCACGGCCGCCGGCGGCGGCGTGCCGCAGTGGAACTGCGCGTGCCCGACGTGTGCCGAGGTGCGGGCCGGCCGGCTCTCGCCGCGCACCCAGGACTGCCTCGCGGTGAGCGGGAACGGCGTGGACTGGTGGCTGGTCAACGCCTCGCCGGACATCCGGTCGCAGCTCGTGTCGACGCCCGCGGTCGCACCCGGCCCCGGTCCGCGCGACACGCCCGTGCGCGGGGCGCTCCTCACCGACGCCGAGATCGACCACATGTCGGGGCTGCTGACCCTGCGCGGTGCGGCGGACCTGCGGGTGTACGCGCCCGCGACCGTGCTGCACGCGTTGGCCGGCACGCGTGCGACGCTCGACCGGTACGCCGGGTGGTCGTGGCGGCAGGTCGAGCCCGAGCAGACGTTCACGCTGACCGGCGGGCTGGAGGTCACCGCCTTCCCGATCAGCGGCAAGCGGCCCAAGTACACCGATTCCGACGTGGACGGTCACTGGGTGGTGGCGTACCGGTTCTTCGACCCGGCCACCGGGGGCATCCTGCTGTACGCGCCCTGCCTGGCGGCGTGGCCGCACGGCTTCGACGCGTTGGTGGCCGAGGCCGACGTGGCGCTGCTGGACGGGACGTTCTACTCGCCGGCCGAGATGGGGGTGACGACGGGGCGTTCCGGCGGACAGGCGGCCATGGGGCACCTGCCGATCACGCACACGTTGCCGGAGCTGCGGCGGCACCCGGGGGTGCGGCGGGTCTACACGCACCTCAACAACACCAACCCGGTGCTGGACCCGTCGTCGGCCGAGCACGCCAAGCTGGTGGAGGCCGGGGTGGAGATCGTGCCCGACGGCACGGTGATCGAGGTCTGA
- a CDS encoding sensor histidine kinase — MNDTEIVRGVKARLRTAILAPTRIPLALLGLPLVPLQLLPFPLVLITIGVVLLPLITKVVRAYANRYRRLAGKVLGEEIPVPYRTPTSTGPVARVRAIATDPATWRDLAFLPVNAIVTVVCSLMPLVLWTSGVLGFLMPFLWAAGADGLEYSAIDETTPGNILLAPLLGTLYLSLAWWLTPVFGRLHAQVTRRLLGPTANSALAARVRVLADSRADTVDAQAAELRRIERDLHDGAQARLVALGMSLGMAEDLITRDPEAAARLLTEARQSSSQALSELRDLVRGIHPPVLADRGLDGALRALALASPLPVEVDIVLDGRPEAPVESAAYFAVAETLTNAAKHSGAAGAWLRVRHEDDRLTLMIGDDGRGGAVATENGGLRGIERRLAAFDGTLGIASPAGGPTIVTMELPCVLSSGKTSSSSATG, encoded by the coding sequence ATGAACGACACGGAGATCGTGCGCGGCGTCAAGGCCCGCCTGAGGACGGCGATCCTCGCGCCGACCAGGATTCCGCTCGCCCTGCTCGGGCTGCCCCTGGTGCCGCTGCAACTGCTCCCGTTCCCCCTGGTGCTGATCACCATCGGTGTGGTGCTGCTGCCGCTGATCACGAAGGTCGTCCGCGCCTACGCGAACCGGTACCGACGGCTGGCCGGCAAGGTGCTCGGCGAGGAGATCCCCGTTCCCTACCGCACGCCCACGAGCACGGGACCGGTCGCGCGGGTACGGGCCATCGCCACCGACCCGGCCACGTGGCGTGACCTGGCGTTCCTGCCGGTCAACGCGATCGTCACGGTGGTCTGCTCGCTGATGCCGCTGGTCCTGTGGACGAGTGGGGTGCTGGGCTTCCTCATGCCCTTCCTGTGGGCGGCCGGTGCCGACGGTCTCGAGTACTCGGCGATCGACGAGACCACGCCCGGCAACATCCTGCTCGCGCCGCTGCTCGGCACGCTCTACCTGTCGCTGGCGTGGTGGCTCACGCCCGTGTTCGGCAGGCTGCACGCGCAGGTCACCCGCAGGCTGCTCGGCCCGACCGCGAACTCGGCCCTGGCCGCCCGGGTCCGGGTGCTGGCCGACTCACGGGCGGACACGGTCGACGCACAGGCCGCCGAACTGCGCCGGATCGAACGCGACCTGCACGACGGCGCGCAGGCCCGGCTCGTGGCGCTGGGCATGAGCCTGGGCATGGCCGAGGACCTGATCACCCGCGACCCCGAGGCCGCCGCCCGACTGCTCACCGAGGCGCGGCAGTCGTCCTCGCAGGCGTTGTCCGAACTGCGCGACCTGGTGCGCGGCATCCACCCGCCGGTGCTGGCCGACCGCGGGCTCGACGGCGCGTTGCGCGCGTTGGCCCTGGCGAGCCCGCTGCCGGTCGAGGTCGACATCGTGCTCGACGGCCGGCCCGAGGCACCCGTCGAGTCGGCCGCCTACTTCGCGGTCGCCGAGACGCTCACCAACGCGGCCAAGCACAGCGGCGCGGCCGGCGCGTGGCTGCGGGTCCGGCACGAGGACGACCGGCTCACGCTGATGATCGGCGACGACGGCCGGGGCGGCGCGGTCGCGACCGAGAACGGCGGATTGCGCGGAATCGAGCGCAGGCTGGCCGCGTTCGACGGCACACTCGGCATCGCGAGCCCGGCCGGCGGGCCGACCATCGTGACCATGGAGCTGCCGTGCGTGTTGTCCTCGGGGAAGACCTCGTCCTCCTCCGCGACGGGTTGA
- a CDS encoding LuxR C-terminal-related transcriptional regulator → MRVVLGEDLVLLRDGLIRLLQAHDCEVVEAVDTGPDLLRAMVDHRPDVAVVDVRLPPTFTDEGLRAAIEARKRVPGLPVLVLSQYVEHLYARELLSDRAGGVGYLLKDRVSDVRQFVDAIRRVAAGGTAMDPEVIDQLLARSGRDRPLATLTPREREVLSLMAEGRSNAAIAGRLFVTEKAIGKHIANIFGKLDLPLSEDDNRRVLAVLAYLDRV, encoded by the coding sequence GTGCGTGTTGTCCTCGGGGAAGACCTCGTCCTCCTCCGCGACGGGTTGATCCGACTCCTCCAGGCGCACGACTGCGAGGTCGTCGAAGCCGTGGACACCGGCCCGGACCTGCTGCGGGCCATGGTCGACCACCGCCCGGACGTGGCGGTGGTCGACGTCCGCCTGCCGCCGACGTTCACCGACGAGGGCCTGCGCGCGGCGATCGAGGCCCGCAAGCGGGTGCCGGGTCTGCCCGTCCTGGTGCTGTCGCAGTACGTGGAGCACCTCTACGCCCGCGAGCTGCTGTCCGACCGGGCGGGCGGTGTCGGCTACCTGCTCAAGGACCGGGTGTCGGACGTGCGGCAGTTCGTCGACGCGATCCGCCGGGTCGCGGCGGGCGGCACGGCCATGGACCCCGAGGTGATCGACCAGCTGCTGGCCCGCAGCGGGCGCGACCGGCCGTTGGCCACGTTGACGCCGCGCGAGCGCGAGGTGCTGTCGCTGATGGCGGAAGGCCGGTCCAACGCGGCGATCGCGGGTCGGCTGTTCGTGACGGAGAAGGCGATCGGCAAGCACATCGCGAACATCTTCGGCAAGCTCGACCTGCCGCTGTCCGAGGACGACAACCGTCGGGTGCTCGCGGTTCTGGCCTACCTGGACCGCGTGTAG